The sequence ATGCTATTAAACAACACTCGTCAGATGCGGTAATCAATACCAGTGGAGGCTAGTGGAGGGTGAAATCGGAGGACAAGTAAAACAGCCTCCTCCTACATATAGCTATACCCTTTAAACTTTGACACCTAAGACAAACACTCAATAACATGCTAGTAATGTGTTATCTACAATTAGCTTATCTGTGGGAAAATGGCAAAACTCTCCTGCACCCCATTTTGCAGTATCATCGTTGGCTAAACTAAGCTATAGCCTAGGGAGCTGTGTAGCCCAGCTACAATATTTCCAACCAACAACCCCAAACTATCTCAGCAGCCACTGAgccccctcatcaatccacactgAGAGCACACAGACAGAGTGCTGTTTGTTAGCATCATCTGATAGCCGCCgctatcccacacacacactgaggagaAAAGGGCCAGGCCCAACAGACATGGGGGGATATGGGAGATTTGTAAccactgtttgtgtgtgattgtgtgtctatgtgattgtgtgtgtgtgtgtgtgtgtgtgtgtgtttgcctcccCTGCACGCCGCATGCCCCTCATGTGACGGTCTCTCTGATGGCCTCTCTCAAGCTGGCATCCCGCCACCTCAGGAAAATGAAGCACTTCTTACTGCGCTAACACATAGCCATGCTTACTATTACCCTATAGAATTTCTGTAATAACAGTCCCATGCTTGGCCTAGAGAGAAGAAGCAGTAGCTAGCAGCTAGCCTCCGAAAGCCTGACTTGTAGCCTGTGCCAGTGATTAGTTCTGGCTGTAAAGAATCTGTCATTGAATTAGCCAACATAAGTGCCTCAATATTCCCCATTTTATGACACACAATTACAGAGGTTGAAAAAGTgcacaattgtcatacttgagtaaaagtatagataccttaatagaaaattactcaagtaaaagtgaaagtcatccagtaaaattctacttgagtaaaagtctaaaagtatttggttttacatatacttaagtatgaaaagtaaaagtaaaagtatatatCATTTAAAatcccttatattaagcaaagcagactgcaccattttcttgttttgaaaatgtatggacagccaggggcacactcccacactcagacattatttacaaaagatgcatttgtgtttagtgagtccgccaggccggaggcagtagggatgaccacgtgttctcttgataagtgcttgaatttgaccattttcctgtcccgttaagcattcaaaatgtaagaaGTACTTTTGgtagtcagggaaaatgtataaaGTATAAAGTGcaatattttcttcaggaatgtagtgaagtaaaagtaaaagtagtcaaaaatataaatagtaaagtacagataccccaaaaaactacttaagtagcactttaaagtatttttacttaagtactttacacccctgCATAATTATAATGTTGATGAATAAAATCCCTTAGAAACAGTTAATCCAGCGAGGCTCCCACAACATTTAGCAACGATTTAATATTTTGTAACTGTCCTGATGCCAAGGCTCAGGGCTCGTTTTTACCACCACGTGTAATTTTATCCCTTTGATACACAGAAAAACGATACACATTTTACTGTGTGAACTGTACAGACATTGTACAGCTTTCGACATTTATATTATTTAAGTGCTTTTGTATCAAAGGAACAGCTTTGTTAGCTGTATATTCCATCTATACTTACAGACAGTGCAGGGTGCACAGTTTACAGGCTAAAGTTCTAAACAGAACAATTTCTTCGCCAAGCATCCCTTTAAGTCCCTCTGGTCCATGATGTGAGTTAGATACAGCACTTAAAAAACCATTTTGTAAAATGTATGTGCAATGTTTTCTCAGCTCATCTCTTACAGCTAGCTATACATACACAATGCAAACAAGAGACTTCATAAAAAGCATATTTAATCTCATATAAACCTCAAACATCATCATACTCTATTCTTGGTGAACCATGTCCGAGTTCTGAcagaaaaattctaaaaacatccCATCATATAGTCTAGAGTCAGTACATGAGGAGGGTGTATATTATTTGTCCAAGTGATCATCCATAAAGCATACTAACATGTTTCTGAACAAGACTAGAGAACAGATGGGAGAGAGAAGTCCCAGTCTGGTACTGTAGTGATTGTTACTGAGTCTGTTCCACCACATTCCTGCTCTGCATGTCGCTGTGTTCCACTGACAGATACCCCACTGAGTACTTCTCTAATCACCTGCAACAACATTCTAGACGTTTCTGGaagtttctgtctctctctgtctgtccccctatGTACATAACTAACTGCAtaacaatgtcaaagtggatttgtAAAGTCAAAGTTGTCCATGTTTATAAAGTTGTTATAAATGGTCTTCTATGATTCTTGACATAATTATGCTTGTTTCCAGATACCTTCATCCTGACCTGCCCACTTGCCTGCCCTCGACCCCTCACCCCCCTGTAACCATGACAACCAAAACGACCAACGACCTGGACGGGAACAaggtctcctcctcccctctcctgttGTCCACATCATCCCCGTCCTACCTGTCTTGCCAGCGTCTGGTGACCAAGGACGGTCACTGTGCCCTgcgctcctcccctccctctcctggcCTGTGGCCCTCCTgggcctctgcctctgcctggcTGCTAGCTCTACAGGTAAAATAAATGAGTTGACACACACCCTAAATagttgaagaggtgctgctgaCTAAATGGAAAAGTAAACTTAAAATCAAAAGTTACACACATGCGCCGGATTCGCAGACATAGATTAAGACTAGTCCTGGATTTAAACTCTCAATTGAGAATATCCATTGAACATGATTATTAGACCAGGATCAAGCTTTATCCCTGTCTGGGAAACCAGCAATAATTGAATGGGTATATACACCCTGGCTCTCCCCTGCAGGACCTGTGGGGGGCAGTGGTGTGCCTGCGCTGGCGCTGGGTCCTCTTGGCCTTCTGCACCTCCTTCGTGGCCCACTGGCTGCTGTTCGCCTGCCTGTGGTACCTACTGGCCCACCTCAATGGAGACCTGGCAGTGGAGGACCACGACGCTCCTCCAGAGGGACACGTGGTGTGTGTCAAACACATCACCAGCTTCACCGcagccttctccttctccctggaGACCCAGCTGACCATTGGGTACGGCACCATGTTCCCCAGTGGGGACTGTCCCAGCGCTATAGCCCTGCTGGCGGTTCAGATGCTGCTCGGGCTCATGCTGGAAGCCTTCATCACAGGTACTTTCTAATGGAGAGGAGCActtctctttctcactttctcaGTTTGTTGTTGTACCTTCAATGCTGAGGCCACAGCTGTTTGGTCTTCATCTTCATTATTTTACTTTCTTGTTTATATTCAGTCTTTGTTTCACTGGGTCTCttgagattaaaaaaaataaaacatacctAATTCTAAGGAAAATTACTGATATGTaaatcttcactctctctctcacccatcccCGCCCTTCAGGTGCGTTTGTGGCTAAGATCGCCCGTCCCCAGAAGCGTGCGGGGGCCATCCAGTTCAGCCCCCAGGCGGTGGTAGGTCAGCACCAGGGCCAGCCCTGCCTCATGTTCCGGGCCACCAACCTTCTGCGCCGCCCCCTGGTGGACGTGGAGGTCAGTGCCGTCCTGTACGAAGAGAGAGACGACCAGGTCCTGCACCAGACCAACCTGGACTTCCAGCTGGACCGGCTGGGCCCCCGCCCCTGCCCATTCTTCATCTTCCCCCTCACCTTCTACCACATCCTGGACCGCCACAGCCCCCTTTACCCAGCCCTGCGTGAGGGCAGCGCCAGCCACTTTGAGCTAGTGGTGTTTCTCTCTGCCTCACAGGAGGGCACGGGCGACGCCTGCCAGAAAAGAACGTCCTACCTGCGCCAGGAGATCCAGTTTGAGAGGCGCTTCGTGCCCGCCATGGGGCTGGACAAGCATGGCAGGTACCAGGTGAGCAGTCAGCACTTTGGCATGGCCCACTGCAAGGAGCCGCTGGACAAGGAGTGTGTGGTGCAGATCAACGGGGACGGGAGTGACAGGATGGAGTAAGGGATTTAAAGGAGGAGGGTGGAAGGGAAAGAGGGGCaggagaagggggagaaagaagcgtgggaggagggggaggatgggAAGAAGAAAGCGtggtaggagggagagaaggaatcgtgggaggagggaaagagggggaagagggtAATAGCTGAGAGGAGTAAGGGACAGAGACAACGTGGGGACAGAGACAACGTGGGATGGGTTCcagggttttgtgtgtgtgtgtgtgtgtgtgtgtgtgtgtgtgtgtgtgtgtgtgtgtgtgtgtgtgtgtgtgtgtgtgtgtgtgtgtgtgtgtgtgtgtgtgtgtgtgtgtgtgtgtgtgtgtgtgtgtgtgtgtgtgcgtgtgtgcgtgaggGAGGGTAGCAACATAGGGATCGAGATAGGGGCAGAAAGTGAGAGTTAGGGGCATTATGGGAGGGACAGGTTTCTATGGCTCTGCTACCTGGCATCAGCTACCtacttttatagtcccgtaccccttcaaacattcaacctccagctgcgtaccccgtCTAGCACCaaggtcagcgcactctcaaatgttgttttttgccatcattgtaagcctgccacatacaatacatgtattaaacataagaatgagtgtgtttttgtcacaacctggctcgtgggatttgacaaagagctcttataggaccagggcacaaataataatataatgataATCAATAATTTAGCTTTTGCTTagatataaaaccttatttgttcataaaaaatggtgaataactcaccacagattaatgagaagggtgtgcttgaaaggatgtacATAACTCttcaatgttgggttgtattggagagagtctcagtcttaaataatttcccgcacacagtctgtgcctgtatttagttttcatgctagtgaaggC comes from Salvelinus alpinus chromosome 21, SLU_Salpinus.1, whole genome shotgun sequence and encodes:
- the LOC139548296 gene encoding inward rectifier potassium channel 13-like, with the translated sequence MTTKTTNDLDGNKVSSSPLLLSTSSPSYLSCQRLVTKDGHCALRSSPPSPGLWPSWASASAWLLALQDLWGAVVCLRWRWVLLAFCTSFVAHWLLFACLWYLLAHLNGDLAVEDHDAPPEGHVVCVKHITSFTAAFSFSLETQLTIGYGTMFPSGDCPSAIALLAVQMLLGLMLEAFITGAFVAKIARPQKRAGAIQFSPQAVVGQHQGQPCLMFRATNLLRRPLVDVEVSAVLYEERDDQVLHQTNLDFQLDRLGPRPCPFFIFPLTFYHILDRHSPLYPALREGSASHFELVVFLSASQEGTGDACQKRTSYLRQEIQFERRFVPAMGLDKHGRYQVSSQHFGMAHCKEPLDKECVVQINGDGSDRME